The genomic DNA ACCAGCGCATCACGGATCTTGCCCGCCAGCGCGGCGCAGTGGGTCGCTTCATGGACGTCCAGTTGCAGCAGGGCGAATTCGTCGCCGCCCAGGCGCGCCACCACGTCGTTTTCCCGGGTACAGGCCTTGATGCGGGTGGCGACTTCCTGCAACAGCAGGTCGCCGATGGGATGGCCCAAGGTGTCGTTGATGCGTTTGAAGTGGTCCAGGTCCAGGTAGAACATGGCAAACGGTGCTGCCCCCCGACGAGCGGCGGCGAAAGCCTGGTGGAGGCGCTCGATCATGGTGGCGCGGTTGGCCAGCCCGGTCAGGCCATCAGTGCGGGCCAGCAGGGCGATCTTCTCTTCGGCCAGCTTGCGCTCGGTGATGTCGAGGATGATGCCTTCCACCTCCAACAACAGGCCCTGTTCGTTGCGCACCGGGATGTAGCGGTTCTCTACCCAGCGGAACGTGTCGTCGCCGGTGCGCATGCGGAACTCGATGGACGCCCCCGCAGTGTCGCGGTCGAGGACGCGGACCATGGCCTCGTGGACCTTATCTTGGTCGTCGGGGTGAATCAGGGTTTGCGCCCAGTCCGGCGAGTCGATCAGGTGCGCCGCGACATGGCCGAACTTGGTGATGTTGTGGGAGATGTACATCAGTGGGAACGGCGGCTCGCCCCGCAGGCGATAGAGGATGGTCGGGCTGTTCTGCACGATGATGTTGGCGTCGGCCAACTCGCGGGTGCGTTCCTCGACCGCCCGTTCGAGCATGTCCATTTTCAGCGCCGCGTCCTCGGTCATCTGCCATTTGACGGTCAAGGCGCTGGCCATCTGGCGGATCTCGATGGCATCGAAGGGTTTTTTCAGGATGAGCAGGCGGTCGCCCAGTTCCAGGCGCTCGGAAATATCCTCCCAGGAATAATCCGAATAAGCGGTGCACAGGGCCACCTGCAGCTTGGGGTCGGCGCGCCACAGCCGTTCGATGGTTTCCAAGCCGTCCCAGCCGGGCGGCATACGCATGTCGATGAACGCCATGGCGAAGGGCTGCCCCTGGGCCAGCGCCGTTTCGACCTTGTTCAGGGCTTCCATGCCCTGGAACGCCGAATCGAGCACGAAACTCATGCTCGAGACGGCCACCGGCGCGCCGAACAGGGCTTCTTCGGCGCTGCTCAGGTTGTCTTCGGCGTTCATCTGGGGGCTGAGGATCTTGCGAAAATCCTCATGGATGGTCGGGGTGTCGTCGACGATCAGGATCCGCCGGTTGGTTTTATCCAAAGGCAGGCTCATGGCCGTGCACCACTTTGATGCTGACGATAGAACCTTGGAAACATCTGATATCCCTTTCGCTGGCATGAGTATTCGGCCTGTACATGGCCCTTCATGGGGTAGAGCATAGCCGTCTCATCGCGATGCGCTCGGTCACTGATGGCAAATGTGTCTAAATTTTCGCAATCTACTAGCCTGTATTTTGGGGCTAAGGTAGAACGGTTGTCGTGAATCAGGAGGGGGTTTCAAATGGAAGATCAAACGCCGGACGTTCCGGTAAAGAAGCCGACGGTGCTGCTGGTCGATGACGAAGAGTCGATTCTCAATAGCCTGCGTCGGCTGTTGCGCAGCCAGCCGTATGAGATCCTGCTGGCCGACAGTGGCGCCAAGGCCCTGGAAATCCTCAAGGAGCGGCCGGTCGACCTGGTGATGACCGATGCGCGCATGCCGAACATGGACGGTGCCACGTTGCTGGCCGAGATCCGCAAGTTGTATCCATCGACCTTGCGCATCCTGCTCACCGGTTATGCCGATGTGGACATGATGACCAAGGCCATCAACGAGGGGCAGCTC from Pseudomonas beijingensis includes the following:
- a CDS encoding GGDEF/EAL domain-containing response regulator, giving the protein MSLPLDKTNRRILIVDDTPTIHEDFRKILSPQMNAEDNLSSAEEALFGAPVAVSSMSFVLDSAFQGMEALNKVETALAQGQPFAMAFIDMRMPPGWDGLETIERLWRADPKLQVALCTAYSDYSWEDISERLELGDRLLILKKPFDAIEIRQMASALTVKWQMTEDAALKMDMLERAVEERTRELADANIIVQNSPTILYRLRGEPPFPLMYISHNITKFGHVAAHLIDSPDWAQTLIHPDDQDKVHEAMVRVLDRDTAGASIEFRMRTGDDTFRWVENRYIPVRNEQGLLLEVEGIILDITERKLAEEKIALLARTDGLTGLANRATMIERLHQAFAAARRGAAPFAMFYLDLDHFKRINDTLGHPIGDLLLQEVATRIKACTRENDVVARLGGDEFALLQLDVHEATHCAALAGKIRDALVAPYSLDGNDVRISVSIGIALYTPQSLSADSLMAQSDMALYRSKEKGRNQYHFHNEEINQEVTDRVALANDLRQAIENHELHLHYLPEVDLGSGKILGMGVQVRWNHPERGWLEPEAFMPAAEKTGIIIGLGHWVLDQACQQMRQWRDQGMAPPVIAIDLSLTQLKTGPELIYDVLRTTARWELAPWDLRFDVTEATLAQTKWTHNDVLPRLCELGVQIAIDDFGTEYSSFDYLKTYRVNHLKLAQRFLDSANDDPENATTLRAIINFARDVGIGIIAEGVETQEQRTTLMSSGGAMQAQGHYFSTVVDSGQAAELLKAGAIIPATDHWTRPASQLSESNP